The following coding sequences lie in one Enterococcus sp. 9E7_DIV0242 genomic window:
- a CDS encoding DUF871 domain-containing protein, translating to MYGISVFLGQEMTAETKCYIRQMSGTGFKGIFTSLHIPEEDASLYLERLRKLGAIAKSEKMKLMVDISGDALERAGFSFERINELLELGVTGLRMDYAITNEQMAKLSHELTIGLNASTLTEADIRELQTADANFDNFEAWHNYYPRPETGLDQKTFDEKNGWLKENNIRVYAFVSGNKELRGPLFEGLPTVEQYRYSNPLAAGLKLKKLQVDGVYIGDPQIDQRTIRQYDFYLNQNLLVLETIDIGSQYYAYVLGEHSNRYDDARDVVRSAEARFREIPMIKPEFIRERAIGSVTVDNVGYSRYMGEIQVVKNVLPKDEKVNVVSEIVKEDLMLIQAITGGTKFKLVKKGFFENESGKSNN from the coding sequence ATGTATGGAATTTCAGTATTTTTAGGTCAAGAAATGACCGCTGAAACGAAATGCTATATAAGGCAAATGAGCGGTACAGGATTCAAAGGAATTTTTACCTCGCTTCATATACCGGAGGAGGATGCTTCACTCTATCTGGAAAGACTGAGAAAATTGGGGGCTATTGCTAAATCAGAAAAAATGAAGTTAATGGTCGATATATCAGGGGATGCATTAGAGCGCGCAGGCTTTTCTTTTGAGCGTATCAATGAGCTTCTTGAACTTGGTGTGACGGGTCTGCGAATGGATTATGCGATCACGAATGAGCAAATGGCCAAATTGTCCCATGAGCTGACTATTGGCTTGAATGCAAGTACGTTAACGGAGGCCGATATCAGAGAGCTGCAAACAGCAGACGCGAATTTTGATAATTTCGAAGCTTGGCATAATTATTATCCGCGACCGGAAACCGGCTTAGATCAAAAGACTTTTGACGAAAAAAATGGCTGGTTGAAGGAAAATAATATACGTGTGTATGCGTTTGTTTCAGGAAACAAGGAGCTACGGGGACCTTTGTTTGAGGGACTGCCAACTGTAGAACAGTATCGCTATTCAAACCCTTTAGCGGCTGGACTTAAGTTGAAGAAATTGCAGGTTGATGGTGTCTACATTGGTGATCCGCAAATCGATCAGCGGACGATTCGTCAATATGATTTCTATTTGAATCAGAATTTATTAGTCCTTGAAACCATAGATATAGGGAGTCAGTATTATGCATATGTTTTAGGTGAGCATAGCAATCGCTACGATGATGCGAGAGATGTCGTAAGGAGCGCAGAGGCACGATTTAGAGAAATCCCAATGATCAAACCTGAGTTTATTCGTGAACGAGCGATAGGGAGTGTGACCGTTGATAATGTCGGGTATAGCAGATATATGGGAGAGATCCAAGTAGTAAAAAATGTTCTTCCGAAAGATGAAAAAGTGAATGTCGTTTCTGAAATTGTAAAAGAAGATCTGATGTTGATCCAAGCAATAACAGGTGGAACTAAATTTAAATTAGTAAAGAAAGGGTTTTTTGAAAATGAATCTGGAAAATCTAACAACTGA
- the murQ gene encoding N-acetylmuramic acid 6-phosphate etherase, translated as MNLENLTTEKRNMNTMNLDQLSVKEALIRMNEEDQKVALAVKEALPEIEKVTTQIIESFNKGGRLIYMGAGTSGRLGVLDAAECVPTFGVSPEMVQGLIAGGEQAMTLAVEGAEDSKELGKQDLIDLNLQEIDFVVGIAASGRTPYVIGGLDYAREIGAGTASLSCNKQAEISQHADTAIEVDAGPEFLTGSTRLKSGTAQKLILNMLSTISMIGIGKVYGNLMVDVKPTNEKLVERSKRIIMEATACDYETAVVYFEKAEENVKLAIVMLLTNCSKEEAEEKLIKGNHFIKNTISN; from the coding sequence ATGAATCTGGAAAATCTAACAACTGAAAAACGAAATATGAATACGATGAATTTGGATCAGCTGTCTGTAAAAGAGGCGTTGATTCGAATGAACGAAGAAGATCAGAAAGTAGCCTTAGCGGTTAAAGAAGCATTACCAGAGATTGAAAAGGTTACGACACAAATTATTGAGAGCTTTAATAAAGGTGGCCGTTTGATCTATATGGGAGCTGGCACAAGTGGACGTTTAGGTGTCTTAGATGCGGCGGAGTGTGTGCCAACATTTGGTGTTTCTCCTGAAATGGTTCAGGGATTGATTGCCGGTGGTGAACAGGCGATGACACTTGCCGTTGAAGGAGCAGAAGATTCTAAAGAATTAGGAAAACAGGATTTGATTGATCTGAACTTACAAGAGATTGATTTTGTTGTTGGGATTGCTGCGAGTGGTCGAACGCCTTACGTTATTGGCGGTTTGGACTATGCACGAGAAATTGGCGCAGGAACAGCCTCTCTCTCTTGTAACAAACAGGCAGAAATTAGCCAACATGCTGATACAGCTATCGAAGTGGATGCTGGACCAGAATTTCTAACAGGATCGACACGATTGAAATCAGGGACAGCACAGAAGTTGATTTTGAACATGTTATCAACGATTTCCATGATCGGCATTGGTAAAGTCTATGGGAATCTGATGGTTGATGTAAAACCAACCAACGAAAAGCTGGTCGAGCGTTCAAAACGAATCATTATGGAAGCAACAGCGTGCGACTATGAGACAGCAGTAGTCTACTTTGAAAAGGCCGAGGAAAACGTCAAGCTGGCAATTGTGATGCTTTTGACGAATTGCAGTAAAGAAGAAGCAGAAGAAAAACTAATCAAGGGCAATCATTTTATTAAAAATACAATTTCTAATTAA
- a CDS encoding PTS transporter subunit EIIC has protein sequence MADEKIQRLAREIYKEVGGMENVEKLRHCMTRVRMDVRDYDKVDLEKLKAINGVMGVVEDDTLQVVIGPGTVNKVAQEMVDMAGVKLGEAFPTTEKDVSVEGKSGKQLVEEKAAQMKANQKEKHKNNSPFKAILKSISNIFVPLIPAFVGAGIIGGIAAVLSNLIVAGNIGASWQQYVDVLNIIKNGIFAYLALYTGINSASEFGATPALGGIIGGVTMLTGMNPEAPLPNLFTGGNLSAGQGGIIGVIFAVWLLSLVEKQLHKMIPDSIDIIVTPTIALLVIGLATIFLIMPIAGVISNSLVGVINTILEKGGIVAGFTLGLTFLPMVMFGLHQILTPIHMEMIAQTGQTLLLPILAMAGAGQVGAALALWIRCKKDTQLIEMIKGALPVGILGIGEPLIYGVTLPLGRPFITACIGGGIGGAVIGAFGNVGAIAIGPSGAALIPLIANNQWLAYVLGLLAAYAGGFVATFFFGIPKDMK, from the coding sequence ATGGCAGATGAAAAGATTCAACGTTTGGCTAGGGAGATTTATAAAGAAGTTGGTGGGATGGAGAATGTAGAGAAGCTGCGCCATTGTATGACACGTGTTCGAATGGATGTCCGTGATTATGATAAGGTCGATTTGGAGAAATTGAAAGCAATCAACGGCGTGATGGGCGTTGTGGAAGATGATACCTTACAAGTTGTGATTGGTCCTGGAACTGTAAATAAGGTTGCACAGGAAATGGTTGATATGGCTGGGGTCAAGCTAGGGGAAGCTTTCCCAACTACTGAAAAAGACGTGTCAGTAGAAGGGAAAAGCGGCAAACAACTAGTAGAAGAAAAAGCCGCTCAGATGAAAGCAAATCAAAAAGAAAAGCATAAAAATAATTCACCATTTAAAGCAATTTTAAAATCAATTTCTAATATTTTTGTTCCGCTGATTCCGGCATTTGTTGGTGCAGGTATCATCGGAGGGATTGCTGCTGTTCTATCAAACTTGATCGTAGCCGGTAATATTGGTGCATCTTGGCAGCAATATGTTGATGTATTAAATATCATAAAAAACGGAATTTTTGCTTACCTTGCGTTATATACCGGGATCAATAGTGCCAGTGAATTTGGCGCAACACCTGCATTAGGTGGAATTATTGGTGGTGTGACGATGCTGACAGGAATGAATCCAGAAGCCCCGTTACCAAATCTTTTCACCGGTGGTAATTTATCTGCAGGACAAGGAGGGATCATCGGTGTGATTTTTGCTGTTTGGTTACTCTCTTTAGTAGAAAAGCAATTGCATAAAATGATTCCAGATTCTATTGATATCATTGTTACACCGACGATTGCCTTGTTGGTTATTGGATTGGCAACGATCTTCCTGATCATGCCGATTGCCGGCGTGATTTCAAACAGCTTAGTTGGCGTGATTAACACAATTCTTGAAAAAGGTGGTATAGTTGCCGGCTTCACATTGGGTTTGACTTTCTTGCCGATGGTCATGTTTGGCCTGCATCAAATCTTGACACCGATCCATATGGAGATGATCGCTCAAACGGGTCAGACACTCCTGTTGCCGATTCTAGCTATGGCTGGTGCGGGTCAAGTTGGGGCAGCGCTTGCTTTATGGATTCGTTGTAAAAAGGATACGCAATTAATAGAAATGATCAAAGGAGCCTTACCAGTTGGTATCTTGGGTATTGGGGAGCCCTTGATTTATGGTGTTACGCTGCCTTTGGGACGTCCGTTCATTACAGCGTGTATTGGCGGCGGTATCGGGGGTGCAGTGATTGGTGCCTTCGGAAATGTTGGTGCAATTGCAATCGGACCAAGTGGGGCAGCGCTGATTCCGTTGATTGCGAATAACCAATGGTTAGCCTATGTATTAGGTCTATTGGCTGCATACGCAGGTGGATTTGTAGCAACTTTCTTCTTTGGTATTCCGAAAGATATGAAATGA
- a CDS encoding MurR/RpiR family transcriptional regulator, which produces MQQNIILTIQDHREQLPKSEQKIADYILGNANEIITMSAQELAKRAGSSPAAIIRFCHSLQVNGFTELKLLISANLGSAVDTDMHTEVEKEETAEAIKQKLNVRFVHALERTADLLDEKDLERILPELERAEIIYVYGLGASSLVAQDVYQKFTRLGKTVFYSLDHHLLASALGTGEKESLFIGISNSGETSELIALLDIAKERGIYSIGITENCDSRLAQKSDLVLLTVKGEEAPLRSAATVSLISQLYIVDVLFFYYASNNYDETLKKIQQSRTTVDYLKQ; this is translated from the coding sequence ATGCAGCAGAATATTATTTTAACCATTCAAGATCATCGGGAGCAGCTGCCGAAATCTGAACAAAAAATCGCTGATTACATCTTGGGAAATGCAAATGAAATCATTACGATGAGTGCACAAGAATTAGCTAAACGTGCTGGCTCAAGTCCAGCGGCAATCATTCGGTTTTGTCATTCTCTACAGGTAAATGGATTTACAGAACTGAAACTACTTATTTCGGCGAACCTCGGATCAGCTGTAGATACGGATATGCATACAGAGGTAGAAAAAGAAGAAACAGCAGAGGCTATCAAACAAAAGCTAAATGTTCGTTTTGTTCATGCTTTGGAGCGGACTGCGGATTTGCTGGATGAAAAGGATTTGGAAAGGATTTTACCAGAGCTTGAACGGGCAGAAATTATTTATGTGTATGGCTTAGGTGCCTCCTCGCTGGTTGCACAGGATGTTTATCAAAAGTTTACGAGGTTAGGAAAAACTGTCTTTTATTCTTTAGACCATCATCTTTTAGCTTCAGCCTTGGGGACTGGAGAAAAGGAAAGCTTGTTTATCGGTATTTCCAATTCAGGAGAAACCTCAGAGCTGATTGCTCTGTTGGATATCGCAAAGGAGCGAGGTATTTATTCCATTGGTATCACTGAAAATTGTGATTCTAGGTTAGCGCAAAAAAGTGATCTCGTCCTTTTGACTGTGAAGGGAGAAGAAGCCCCTCTACGGAGTGCGGCAACTGTTTCTTTGATCTCACAGCTTTATATCGTAGATGTTTTGTTCTTCTATTATGCTTCGAATAATTACGATGAGACGTTGAAGAAAATCCAACAATCAAGAACAACTGTCGACTATTTGAAGCAATAG
- a CDS encoding histidine phosphatase family protein, with translation MTKTKLYLVRHGKTMFNTIDRVQGWSDTPLTPEGKQVIQHLGVGLQSVPFEEAYSSYSGRAIQTARIILQQHEQKETIPYEMDERIREWGFGSLDGGYNNTLWALLARLLNVDSLEDISKVSVTYKELAEAILAADTTGWAESYEQIEERVWTGFEDIAQKREQNAGGNTLIVSHGYTIAFFLSLIDASRPVQFDLINGSVTTVTYEHGEFTIDTVNDTNYIEKGKSYQTQQHLL, from the coding sequence ATGACAAAAACAAAACTTTATCTTGTTCGCCACGGAAAAACAATGTTTAATACCATCGATAGAGTACAAGGATGGTCAGATACACCTCTAACACCAGAAGGGAAACAAGTCATTCAGCATTTAGGTGTTGGACTTCAGTCAGTTCCGTTCGAAGAGGCTTATTCCAGTTACAGCGGACGAGCGATCCAGACAGCAAGGATCATCCTACAGCAGCATGAACAAAAAGAAACGATCCCCTATGAAATGGATGAACGGATTAGGGAATGGGGCTTTGGTTCGTTAGATGGTGGTTACAACAATACACTTTGGGCACTTTTAGCGCGACTCTTGAATGTTGATAGTTTAGAGGATATTTCAAAGGTTTCAGTCACTTATAAAGAATTGGCAGAAGCGATTCTCGCTGCTGATACAACGGGCTGGGCCGAATCATATGAGCAAATTGAAGAACGTGTGTGGACGGGGTTTGAGGATATTGCTCAAAAACGTGAACAGAATGCTGGCGGAAATACTTTGATTGTTTCTCATGGCTACACCATTGCCTTTTTCCTTTCCTTGATCGATGCGAGCCGCCCTGTTCAGTTTGATTTAATAAACGGTAGCGTGACGACAGTCACTTATGAACACGGAGAATTTACGATCGATACAGTGAACGATACGAATTATATAGAAAAAGGTAAATCCTATCAAACACAGCAACATCTTTTATAG
- a CDS encoding histidine phosphatase family protein: protein MTETKLYIIRHGKTMFNTLGRTQGWSDTPLTTEGENVIQQLGVGLKAVPFEEAYSSDSGRAMQTARIVLQEHNQGDKIPYRTDKRIREWCFGSLDGGYDGELWGVVPRILAFNNYDDMMSKTISYRDLANAIIEADTADWAEPYETIRERVWSGFEDMAHQRERAGGGNVMAVSHGLTISFLLSLIDETLPMQMGLDNGSVTTLIYKNGTFTIDKINDLQYIEEGKKELEYRSIL, encoded by the coding sequence ATGACAGAAACAAAGCTTTATATTATTCGACATGGGAAAACCATGTTCAATACACTTGGACGAACACAAGGATGGTCAGATACTCCTTTGACCACAGAAGGCGAGAACGTTATTCAACAACTAGGTGTCGGATTAAAAGCCGTTCCTTTTGAAGAAGCCTATTCAAGTGACAGTGGACGAGCAATGCAGACTGCTCGCATCGTTTTGCAGGAACATAATCAAGGAGATAAAATCCCTTATCGAACAGATAAACGCATCAGAGAATGGTGTTTCGGCTCCTTAGATGGTGGATATGATGGTGAATTATGGGGCGTTGTTCCTCGAATTTTGGCTTTCAATAACTACGACGATATGATGTCAAAAACCATTAGCTATAGAGACCTTGCAAATGCAATCATCGAAGCCGATACGGCTGATTGGGCAGAGCCTTATGAAACAATCAGAGAACGCGTCTGGTCAGGCTTTGAGGATATGGCCCACCAACGCGAACGTGCTGGCGGTGGAAATGTCATGGCAGTCTCGCACGGATTGACCATCTCTTTTCTGCTCTCTTTGATTGACGAAACATTACCGATGCAAATGGGGCTTGATAACGGCAGCGTAACAACACTCATTTATAAAAACGGGACATTTACAATCGACAAAATCAATGATCTTCAGTATATCGAAGAAGGAAAAAAGGAACTGGAGTATAGAAGTATTCTTTAA
- a CDS encoding MBL fold metallo-hydrolase, whose amino-acid sequence MLTIEQLRTGAIQENCYLIFNEKSLLIVDPGAEDQRLIHEIEKTGRKPEAILLTHTHYDHIGAVESLRKQFDIPVYVSPLEQEWLGDPTLNLSGLAHHDDMANIIVQPAEYEFEMKDYEIGGMSFTVVPTPGHSIGSVSFIFDDFVVTGDALFKGSVGRTDLYTGNLEQLLDGIRTYLFTLPDEFPAYPGHGDATTIEHEKRTNPFFQ is encoded by the coding sequence ATGCTGACAATTGAACAACTTAGAACAGGAGCAATACAAGAAAACTGTTACCTGATATTTAATGAAAAATCCTTATTGATCGTAGATCCAGGTGCGGAAGACCAACGATTGATTCATGAAATCGAAAAAACCGGTAGAAAGCCTGAAGCAATTCTTCTGACACATACACATTATGACCACATCGGTGCTGTAGAGAGCTTGAGAAAACAGTTTGATATCCCAGTCTATGTGAGTCCATTGGAACAAGAATGGCTAGGCGATCCAACGTTGAACCTCTCCGGTCTTGCTCATCATGATGATATGGCAAACATTATTGTACAGCCGGCAGAATACGAATTTGAAATGAAAGATTATGAAATTGGCGGCATGTCTTTTACTGTTGTCCCTACCCCGGGCCACTCAATTGGCAGTGTCAGCTTCATTTTTGATGATTTCGTTGTAACGGGCGATGCCCTTTTCAAAGGTAGTGTCGGACGGACCGATCTTTATACCGGCAACTTAGAGCAATTACTTGATGGAATTCGAACCTACCTATTTACTCTTCCAGACGAATTTCCTGCTTATCCGGGACACGGTGATGCGACAACCATTGAGCATGAAAAAAGGACCAACCCTTTCTTTCAATAA